CATCTGTCTCGCTAACAAAGAGGTGTGAAGAAGATCACGTGTGGTCTACACTCTTACACTACACAGAAGAAGAATAAGTTTTGTTTcttaacatttttaccaaaaaaaaaaagaaaaagttttgtttgcagaaaatattgaaaattggATTTTGAAGgaaacaaagtaaaaaaaatggACGATGATGGGGAATTGTGAAAATGTGGTGGACCCCACTAACACTGATCTTTAAGCAATCGCTGGTTCGTCCGTTTCGCAATTCGCAATCACAAAACTACAAATATTAAAcgattaataaagaaaaaaaacattagcgAAACCCGCCACTCGTTTTTGCTTTCGTTCCTTTCTCCCAGATTTttcttacttcttcttcttctagatcTCTCAGCTCTCTCTAGGAATCCGCCGGAGAAAACGAGGAGGGGGGGACATGGTGGTGGTTCATGGAGTGTCTCTGACTCCAGGTGTTCTCGTCTCAGCCTTccctcttcctctctcttcttcttcttcctccaatGCGCGACGATCTGTCAATGGAAACTCAACCGTCTCTTTCTTCCTGAAGAAACGCCCTCTCTCTCGTAAGCTCTCTCTCCCTTTGCTTTCAGACGCCATTGTGATTTGGAGTGAGATCAACTACTAATCAGACCTCCTACTATGTTTAGTTTCTGGATTAACTCTTAGGATACATGGTTTAATACCGGTTTAATGTTGATTATTGTGTAATCGGTTTACTTGTAAATACCATATAAGTGACAGTAGCTTAGTTTGGTAAAGTTAAGTTTAATGCGAATACCAAATTATTTTCTCGTTAATCTTCTCCACCATCTTTGATCTAAGCTTCAATCgactctttaatttttttagtctTTCCATTATGGAGGAGATGCCTTTGATTATTTCCATTGTCTGTAGGGAAGATCTTTGCTGGGAATCAATCTGCTAAGTTTGATTCTAAGTCACAAGCTATCTCTGCCTCCAAGAAAGTCTTAGTACCTGATAATGTTGATCATGGTGCTTCTTTGGTGACTCATGATCCCCTACAAGGTCCCAGCAGCgttacagaagaagaagaagaaccacaGGTAGATGATGATACCTTGTCATCTTTTTGCTCTTTTAATCTGTGTGCGCAGAGGCAAATTTGTTAAGAGGCTGAACCTGTTGTGAGTTACTTTTTAAACAGCTAAACAATTCTAACATGGAACTGTTTTTGGTTCTTTCCTTCCTTCGGTAGATATTAAATCTAGAAAGTCAAACAATGGTAGAGGATGGCACAGTAATAGCTGAAGACCGAGCGTCTGTTTCTGTTAATTCGAGTAACCTCGTCAAGGAGAAAGAGGTCAAACCAAGAACAGTTCCCCCACCTGGTAATGGGCAGATTATATATGAGATTGACCCCATGTTGCGGAGTTACAAAGACCATCTTGATTACCGGTATAATGTTTTGATTTCCCTACGTGCTTCTAGTTGTTTCGTCGTACTAGTTTGTTGAAAGGTTGGTTGTTGTTGCTACTTTTTTTGTTGGCTACAGCTATAGACAGTATAAAAGATTGCGCGAGGAAATAGACAAGTATGAGGGAGGTCTGGAGGCATTCTCTCGTGGCTATGAAAAGTTAGGATTTCTACGCAGGTAAATATTTGCTACCATCAATAGCTCttaagttaaatttcaagtctAGGCTCAATGAAATGCTTGGTACATTAGACCGTAACCGTTGTTGACACCTATTAGTATCTCGTTGGTAGTCAAAAAGCCTGATTGTAGTCAAACTAGTAGTCAGGCAAGTCTTCATCAGCAAGAAGTAGTCTTCAGTGATACTATTATGCATTGCTAATATATGATAATTCTTAGCTTCACCCGTTTCCACTTTAAAACTGAAGTCGAGTTTATAAGATATGTCCCTTTCTTGAAGTCGTTTGAGATTTTTGGTTATGTTTTATCGCCATTAATATTCTGTTCCAATCGTTCATTTGCAATTTCAGTGATGCCGGTATAACTTATAGAGAGTGGGCGCCTGGAGCTAAGGTttgtttcttttagttttccGCTAGAAAATTATACGTTAGTTTTCTTCATTCACAAATCTCTATTGCAACTTATACTTCTCGACTATATCTGTTTCTGTGTTATGcatttataattagtttttttttttcgttttactGATTTTCTATCCTTGCCTGTTTCAGTCTGCATCACTAATTGGAGATTTCAACAACTGGAATCCTAATGCAGATATCATGACTCGTGTATGGCCTATTCACTACTTTTGTTTACATTTCGTATGCTTGgtaaattcatataaaatatagtgAAGTAGGACCGATGATTTTCTCATCAAATCTTCTACAGAATGAATTTGGTGTTTGGGAGATCTTCTTGCCCAACAACACGGATGGTTCGCCTGCAATCCCTCATGGCTCACGTGTAAAGGTAACTTAGAAGTCGCtacattcatttttttttgccacCTTCAACTAttgcatatatttattaaagaGATGATCTCACTGTTGAAAACAATCATTTTTAGAATATGGACTGAATATATGTTTTGGTACTGcgtatttttaaaacttataccAGCACCAGATATAGAAAATGGTGAACGCTGTGGTCTCCTTGTCACCTGCGTAGGaatgcaaaaaatataaattattcacACTGCTTTGACAAATATTCTACGCTttatatatttggataaatCGCGATGAGTCAAAACATAGTGTGGGCCTGATGAAATTTCTGATATACAAAACTCCAGATTCGTATGGATACACCATCTGGCATCAAAGACTCAATTCCTGCTTGGATCAAGTTCTCGGTGCAAGCTCCAGGTGAAATACCGTTCAATGGCATATACTATGATCCTCCAGAAGAGGTAAAGGTTTTGCAGTcctttgataattattttgtgttaaGGATATAGCCAGTGCAAGTCTGAACTTTGTAAGATTTATAGATTCGCCGCTATTGTGAATACAAAATTCATGGGTTGCTTAGTCTTGGACGATCCCAAAACACATACATTTATTGTTTAACCAGCAAATTCGGCCATCTATCATTCTGATGTTATGAACAACAAGTGAACATATGTTACAACCTATTTAAATGTGTCCTTCAAGAGATAATGTGTCTGTCCCTTAATCTTTAATTTATGGACTAACAGTTCTAAATTTATTGACAGGAGAAGTATGTATTCAAACATCCTCAACCAAAGAGACCTAAGTCGCTGAGGATTTATGAGTCACATGTTGGCATGAGTAGCACGGTGCGTGCTGCTTCTTATTTTTATGTAACTAGTTTTCTTCGTTAACATCTGTGTCCCAAGTTTCTTTTTAGTATCAATATGCCACAATATTTAAATCTTGGGTATGGTTGTTTAAGCACACCGAGATAGATCCAACTCAACAGAAAGAGTTCTAAAAATCACAAAAAGTGTGAATAGATGAATAGGAGACATTTCACTGGGATGATTGTTTTGCACTTCTCCATTTTTTCCTTCTGTGAACTTTTTTTCTATATCACGTTATGATGACAGTGAACTTATTATGCAGGAACCGATGATCAATACTTATGCTAATTTTAGAGATGATGTGCTTCCACGTATCAAAAAGCTTGGCTACAATGCTGTTCAAATCATGGCTATACAAGAACATTCATATTATGCCAGCTTTGGGTATTATTCTAACCTGAGTTAACTGTATTAAATCCCTTAGTTTATTGCTGCAGAAACTATCGCCTTTGTGCCATGATGCTATCTGTATCTTCAAGCAGCTAGTAGTACAGGGATCTCATACTTACTGTTATTTCTTACTGAGGATCATGCATGTTTCTACTGTGTATGCAGGTACCATGTCACAAACTTTTTTGCCCCTAGCAGCCGTTGTGGGACCCCAGAGGAACTAAAATCACTGATTGATAGAGCTCATGAGTTAGGTCTGGTCGTTCTGATGGATATCGTTCACAggtaataaaaaatttcatgaAAGCAAACGAGCAGATACACCTTTCGTTCGTTTACGAGTCATTTAATATTGTTAGAATCTAATCCTCCGCAGCCATGCTTCAAAAAATACATTGGATGGACTGAACATGTTTGATGGAACTGATGCTCACTACTTCCACTCTGGACCTCGGGGTTACCATTGGATGTGGGACTCCCGTCTTTTCAATTATGGGAGCTGGGAAGTATGTAACTTCTTTCTggattttaatcaaaatattgtGAAGAGACTTCCATTAGCACCTTTAGTTAACTCCCACCTTTTTAGGTACTACGATATCTTCTTTCAAATGCTCGGTGGTGGCTAGAAGAATACAAGTTTGATGGATTTAGATTTGATGGTGTTACCTCAATGATGTATACTCATCATGGACTCTCGGTACTTCAACCTTTTCTATAATAGATGACTAGCTTCTGCATCAGCTGTTTTTACGTTTTTCTATGTTCCTATCTAGTTTTTGTTTCCGGCTTTAACACTTTTCTGACGTTGGTTCATTCGCCTACTATTATATTGGACTTTGGATAGGTTGGATTTACTGGAAATTACACTGAGTACTTTGGGTTGGAAACTGATGTGGATGCTGTGACTTATCTGATGCTGGTAAATGATATGATTCATGGGCTCTACCCTGAAGCGGTTACCGTTGGGGAAGATGTAAGTTTTCTAAATTCTGTATAAGGTAGAGGCATGGGTTTATCATATTAATGATTATCCTTATAATCCTTAACTCAGAAGATTAACCAAATCAATGTCAACTAACAAGTGAAAGTTGGTAAATATACTTGGTTCTGGCTATTATGTTATCTATGCTTATAAGATTGTTTCGTTCAGGTCAGTGGTATGCCAACATTCTGCATTCCTGTCCAAGATGGTGGCGTAGGATTTGACTACCGTTTACACATGGCGATAGCTGATAAATGGATAGAAATTCTAAAGTAAGCTTCTTtctgctttctttctttctttaaaaattCATCTTTGGTAAACTGATTAAATCTTACCCTCCCTCATTGTGAAGGAAGCGAGATGAGGACTGGAAAATGGGGGACATCATTTACACGCTTACCAACAGAAGGTGGTCAGAGAAGTGTATTGCTTATGCTGAGAGTCACGATCAAGCTCTTGTCGGTGATAAAACAATTGCCTTCTGGTTAATGGACAAGGTATGTATGCGCCATTATAGTTGTCTAATATTCATTTAACCAATGTCTTAGAAGTTAATTGAAtggtgtttgtgtttgtttccAGGATATGTATGATTTCATGGCAGTAGACAGGCCATCAACTCCTCTGGTCGATAGAGGAATAGCTTTGCATAAAATGATCAGGCTTATAACCATGGGATTAGGCGGTGAAGGCTACTTAAATTTTATGGGGAACGAGTTCGGACATCCAGGTACTACTATGTCATATCATCAATTAAAGCTACTTATTTCATTTTCCTTAGAGAGTGAGTACAttgtcttcatcttctcctgcAAATATTCAGAATGGATCGATTTTCCCAGAGGCGAGCAGCGTCTTTCTGATGGGAGTGTGATTCCTGGGAACAACAACAGTTATGACAAATGCAGGCGCAGATTTGATCTTGTAAGTTCTCATAAgcacaatatatatatcaagcTTATATGCTTGGATGTGTTCTGACTTTTATATATAGGGGGATGCGGACTATCTTAGATACCACGGACTGCAAGAGTTTGATCGGGCAATGCAGCATCTTGAAGAGAAATACGGTGTAAGTGTAATGAGAACTCTCTGTAGAATCTCGATGATCCACTAggtaaattattttacattgtAAGCAGTTTATGACATCGGAGCATCAATTCATATCAAGAAAAGACGAAGGAGATAGAGTAATCGTGTTCGAAAGAGGTGATCTGGTCTTCGTCTTCAACTTCCACTGGACCAGCAGCTACTTTGATTACCGCATTGGTTGCTCCAAGCCAGGCAAATACAAGGTATACAGCTCTACTTTCATAACGAAAATACAACACAATATAATATGTTTCTACGATTGTTCCCCAGATCGTATTGGACTCGGACGATCCTCTGTTCGGTGGATTCGGCAGGCTCGATCGCAAGTCAGAGTATTTCACATTTGTAAGCAAAGTCTTTAAACCATTTGAATTTTAAAGTCTTTTTAGTAACTGCGAAATGTTAAAATCTCTCGACCAATTATGCTTTTCTATGCAGGAGGGGTCTTATGACGGACGACCCTCCTCTTTCATGGTCTACACACCATGCAGAACAGCAGTGGTTTACGCTTTAGCAGACCGTGATGATGGTCTCGAGACTTTGGATCCAAAATCgtaaggagagagagagagtatgaaCATATGTAATGTCACTGAGGATGTAAAGTCTGTAAacgaaaatatctaaaacactACCGGAGAAATAGCTCCTGATTAACTTAAGAAAGCCACTTTGTAATAACCGGAATAAACCGATGTTGGACCGTGAACGGCACAACAGCTGGTTTGTCTTAAAACTGCCAAAACGAAGCTTGAAAAATCACATCTCTGACAAGTAACAACACATTCCCTAGAGATATCGTTGTACTAggatcgaatcaaatttaaaataaccaGAAGATCCAATCCCAGATGAATAAAAAATGAACCGGTATAAGATACtggtttagtttttaatttggttttttCCGGTTAAGACAAAGCTAGTGCCTCCAGGTCACACACACCCTTTTACGTCCATTATTAAGCTAGAATAAAGAATCCAACGGTCATCGATCGTAGAGAGCGCATCAGATTGATAAAAAGTTCGCTGGGAGAAGAAAGATGCAGCCGACAGAGGCGACGCGGCCGGC
The sequence above is drawn from the Raphanus sativus cultivar WK10039 chromosome 7, ASM80110v3, whole genome shotgun sequence genome and encodes:
- the LOC108817346 gene encoding 1,4-alpha-glucan-branching enzyme 2-2, chloroplastic/amyloplastic isoform X1 encodes the protein MVVVHGVSLTPGVLVSAFPLPLSSSSSSNARRSVNGNSTVSFFLKKRPLSRKIFAGNQSAKFDSKSQAISASKKVLVPDNVDHGASLVTHDPLQGPSSVTEEEEEPQILNLESQTMVEDGTVIAEDRASVSVNSSNLVKEKEVKPRTVPPPGNGQIIYEIDPMLRSYKDHLDYRYRQYKRLREEIDKYEGGLEAFSRGYEKLGFLRSDAGITYREWAPGAKSASLIGDFNNWNPNADIMTRNEFGVWEIFLPNNTDGSPAIPHGSRVKIRMDTPSGIKDSIPAWIKFSVQAPGEIPFNGIYYDPPEEEKYVFKHPQPKRPKSLRIYESHVGMSSTEPMINTYANFRDDVLPRIKKLGYNAVQIMAIQEHSYYASFGYHVTNFFAPSSRCGTPEELKSLIDRAHELGLVVLMDIVHSHASKNTLDGLNMFDGTDAHYFHSGPRGYHWMWDSRLFNYGSWEVLRYLLSNARWWLEEYKFDGFRFDGVTSMMYTHHGLSVGFTGNYTEYFGLETDVDAVTYLMLVNDMIHGLYPEAVTVGEDVSGMPTFCIPVQDGGVGFDYRLHMAIADKWIEILKKRDEDWKMGDIIYTLTNRRWSEKCIAYAESHDQALVGDKTIAFWLMDKDMYDFMAVDRPSTPLVDRGIALHKMIRLITMGLGGEGYLNFMGNEFGHPEWIDFPRGEQRLSDGSVIPGNNNSYDKCRRRFDLGDADYLRYHGLQEFDRAMQHLEEKYGFMTSEHQFISRKDEGDRVIVFERGDLVFVFNFHWTSSYFDYRIGCSKPGKYKIVLDSDDPLFGGFGRLDRKSEYFTFEGSYDGRPSSFMVYTPCRTAVVYALADRDDGLETLDPKS
- the LOC108817346 gene encoding 1,4-alpha-glucan-branching enzyme 2-2, chloroplastic/amyloplastic isoform X2, with the protein product MVEDGTVIAEDRASVSVNSSNLVKEKEVKPRTVPPPGNGQIIYEIDPMLRSYKDHLDYRYRQYKRLREEIDKYEGGLEAFSRGYEKLGFLRSDAGITYREWAPGAKSASLIGDFNNWNPNADIMTRNEFGVWEIFLPNNTDGSPAIPHGSRVKIRMDTPSGIKDSIPAWIKFSVQAPGEIPFNGIYYDPPEEEKYVFKHPQPKRPKSLRIYESHVGMSSTEPMINTYANFRDDVLPRIKKLGYNAVQIMAIQEHSYYASFGYHVTNFFAPSSRCGTPEELKSLIDRAHELGLVVLMDIVHSHASKNTLDGLNMFDGTDAHYFHSGPRGYHWMWDSRLFNYGSWEVLRYLLSNARWWLEEYKFDGFRFDGVTSMMYTHHGLSVGFTGNYTEYFGLETDVDAVTYLMLVNDMIHGLYPEAVTVGEDVSGMPTFCIPVQDGGVGFDYRLHMAIADKWIEILKKRDEDWKMGDIIYTLTNRRWSEKCIAYAESHDQALVGDKTIAFWLMDKDMYDFMAVDRPSTPLVDRGIALHKMIRLITMGLGGEGYLNFMGNEFGHPEWIDFPRGEQRLSDGSVIPGNNNSYDKCRRRFDLGDADYLRYHGLQEFDRAMQHLEEKYGFMTSEHQFISRKDEGDRVIVFERGDLVFVFNFHWTSSYFDYRIGCSKPGKYKIVLDSDDPLFGGFGRLDRKSEYFTFEGSYDGRPSSFMVYTPCRTAVVYALADRDDGLETLDPKS